In a single window of the Agromyces sp. H17E-10 genome:
- a CDS encoding deoxynucleoside kinase, whose amino-acid sequence MTKSSVVVSVLGNIAAGKTTIAGSLARSISLRPVLERPELNPFLPRLRAAPTRWCFANQAWYINEAANSLRLAMGQGGVLDHSLEELIEIHTPVFVENKWLERSEADLLTALGRTLTRGIAVPDVYVLAECPFEVLIERVTARGRGADRVPDIRYLELVTAERERFLATTTVPVVRVDTSTLDIRQPASASTVAADILRALA is encoded by the coding sequence ATGACGAAATCATCGGTCGTGGTGTCGGTACTCGGCAACATTGCGGCTGGAAAGACCACGATCGCTGGGTCGCTCGCCCGCAGCATCTCGCTGAGACCCGTGCTCGAGCGGCCGGAACTCAATCCGTTCTTGCCAAGGCTGCGCGCGGCGCCGACTCGATGGTGCTTCGCGAATCAGGCGTGGTATATCAACGAAGCTGCTAACTCGCTGCGCCTCGCAATGGGACAGGGCGGGGTGTTGGATCACTCGTTGGAAGAACTGATTGAGATCCACACACCCGTGTTCGTCGAGAACAAGTGGCTGGAGCGGTCTGAAGCTGATTTGTTGACGGCGCTTGGGCGGACTTTGACACGCGGGATCGCGGTTCCTGATGTGTACGTGCTCGCGGAGTGTCCTTTTGAGGTGCTTATCGAGCGGGTCACTGCTCGAGGTCGTGGCGCGGACCGAGTCCCCGACATCCGTTATCTGGAATTGGTGACAGCGGAGCGCGAGAGGTTCCTCGCGACCACGACCGTGCCCGTCGTGCGGGTTGACACCTCCACGCTTGACATTCGACAGCCCGCATCCGCTTCGACCGTCGCGGCAGATATTCTGCGGGCCCTCGCCTAG
- a CDS encoding dCTP deaminase domain-containing protein: MSSTLIDKQIISLAESGLLITSEFAPERVKQACYELRASDIFYDLDEPDRRHVAALGDTILMKPKQMIVFITMESLDLPDDYFGRVMSKGQLFSLGLVPVNTFADPGFVGRLGIVMINASNEYLAIPPGTAIAKIEFVKLDEPVARPYSGQHGYETEIWPIANSFKLSKSEIKKDPRVGDTVSELTRAYGDDFGRVTTRVFRYERRLLIASALFVLLSMAVVLAIGDESIEDNWLAVVIGVLSNVLFQLILWFGLNLRRRK, encoded by the coding sequence ATGTCTTCGACACTCATCGACAAGCAGATCATCTCGCTCGCGGAGAGCGGGCTCTTGATCACCTCCGAGTTTGCGCCGGAGCGCGTCAAACAAGCGTGCTACGAGCTACGCGCTTCGGATATCTTCTATGATCTCGACGAGCCAGATCGGCGACACGTTGCAGCGCTAGGCGACACAATCTTGATGAAGCCAAAGCAGATGATCGTGTTCATCACGATGGAGTCCCTCGATCTACCAGACGACTATTTCGGTCGGGTCATGAGCAAGGGACAACTATTCAGTTTGGGCCTCGTGCCTGTCAACACATTTGCCGACCCAGGGTTCGTCGGCCGCCTGGGAATTGTGATGATCAACGCGTCGAACGAGTACCTCGCGATCCCTCCAGGCACAGCGATCGCGAAAATCGAGTTCGTGAAACTGGATGAGCCTGTCGCGCGGCCTTATTCCGGGCAGCACGGATACGAGACCGAGATATGGCCGATCGCGAACTCATTCAAACTGTCCAAATCCGAGATCAAGAAGGATCCAAGGGTTGGCGATACGGTAAGTGAGCTCACTCGCGCATACGGAGACGATTTCGGTCGCGTTACCACCCGAGTGTTCCGCTACGAGCGGAGGTTGCTTATAGCTTCGGCGCTGTTTGTTCTGTTGTCCATGGCCGTCGTCCTGGCAATCGGTGACGAGTCAATTGAAGACAACTGGTTAGCGGTCGTAATCGGTGTGCTGAGCAACGTACTCTTTCAGCTCATTCTGTGGTTCGGACTGAACTTGCGGCGTCGGAAATGA